A single Oncorhynchus mykiss isolate Arlee chromosome 24, USDA_OmykA_1.1, whole genome shotgun sequence DNA region contains:
- the LOC118944034 gene encoding extensin-like has translation MKAKEESVYASMGAEVVWLTKPPGYSSQPPAPCPHPLAPIFQPPSSSPHHPALIIQLPAPAPSPHPPAPSPHHPAPNPHSPAPIVQSPAPIFQPHPPVPSPQPPSSSPHPPAPIFQPHPPVSSSQLSATILQPPAPIFQPHPPVPSSQLPVPSPHPLAPILHTPATSPHPPALIIQPPPSFILQSPDPSSQPPSSSPQIPALIHHPPLPAPILQPPAPSPHHPALIIQLPAPAPSPHPPAPSPHHPAPNPHSPAPIVQSPAPILQPPSSSPQLPAPIFQPHPPVSRSQLPAPIFQPPSSSPEIPALSHHPPVPRSQLSATILQSPDPSSQPPSSSPQIPALSHHPPVPRSQLSATILQSPDPSSQPLCSSPILQSPAPILQSPAPSPYLPAPSSSLQIPAPSPHHPAPILQSPAPSPHLPAPSSSLQLPATILQPPAPIFQPLPPVPSSQPPSSSPHPPYPSSQPPSSSPQLLAPIIQPSSSSSQLQPPAPSPQLPSSSSHPLAPSSHPPAPSSQSPAPILQFPAPTPQLPSSSFQCPAPILQFPSSSSQSPAPRPQLPDPSPQLPAPRPQPYT, from the exons atgaaagCCAAAGAGGAATCCGTATATGCCAGcatgggagccgag GTTGTATGGTTAACAAAACCCCCAGGCTACAGctcccagcccccagccccctgCCCCCATCCTCTAGCCCCCATCTTCCAGCCCCCATCCTCTAGCCCCCATCATCCAGCCCTCATCATCCAGCTCCCAGctccagcccccagcccccatcctccagctcccagcCCCCATCATCCAGCTCCCAACCCCCACTCCCCAGCCCCCATCGTCCAGTCCCCAGCCCCCATCTTCCAGCCCCATCCTCCagtccccagcccccagcccccatCCTCCAGCCCCCATCCTCCAGCCCCCATCTTCCAGCCCCATCCTCCAGTCTCCAGCTCCCAGCTCTCAGCCACCATCCTCCAGCCCCCAGCTCCCATCTTCCAGCCCCATCCTCCAGTtcccagctcccagctcccagTCCCCAGCCCCCATCCTCTAGCCCCCATCCTCCATACCCCAGCTACCAGCCCCCATCCTCCAGCCCTCATCATCCAGCCCCCCCCCTCATTCATCCTCCAGTCCCCAGATCCCAGCTCTCAGCCACCATCCTCCAGTCCCCAGATCCCAGCTCTCATTCACCATCCTCCA CTCCCAGCCCCCATCCTCCAGCCCCCGGCTCCTAGCCCCCATCATCCAGCCCTCATCATCCAGCTCCCAGctccagcccccagcccccatcctccagctcccagcCCACATCATCCAGCTCCCAACCCCCACTCCCCAGCCCCCATCGTCCAGTCCCCAGCTCCCATCCTCCAGCCCCCATCCTCCAGTCCTCAGCTCCCAGCCCCCATCTTCCAGCCCCATCCTCCAGTCTCCAGATCCCAGCTCCCAGCCCCCATCTTCCAGCCACCATCCTCCAGTCCCGAAATCCCAGCTCTCAGCCACCATCCTCCAGTCCCCAGATCCCAGCTCTCAGCCACCATCCTCCAGTCCCCAGATCCCAGCTCTCAGCCACCATCCTCCAGTCCCCAGATCCCAGCTCTCAGCCACCATCCTCCAGTCCCCAGATCCCAGCTCTCAGCCACCATCCTCCAGTCTCCAGATCCCAGCTCCCAGCCATTATGTTCCAGCCCCATCCTCCAGTCCCCAGCTCCCATCCTCCAGTCCCCAGCTCCCAGCCCCTATCTTCCAGCCCCATCCTCCAGTCTCCAGATCCCAGCTCCCAGCCCCCATCATCCAGCCCCCATCCTCCAGTCCCCAGCTCCCAGCCCCCATCTTCCAGCCCCATCCTCCAGTCTCCAGCTCCCAGCCACCATCCTCCAGCCCCCAGCTCCCATTTTCCAGCCCCTTCCTCCAGTCCCCAGCTCCCAGCCCCCATCCTctagccctcatcctccataCCCCAGCTCCCAGCCCCCATCCTCCAGCCCCCAGCTCCTAGCCCCCATCATCCAGCCTTCATCATCCAGCTCCCAGCTCCAGCCCCCAGCTCCCAGCCCCCAGCTCCCATCTTCTAGCTCCCATCCTCTAGCTCCCagctcccatcctccagctcccagcTCCCAGTCCCCAGCCCCCATCCTCCAGTTCCCAGCCCCCACTCCCCAgctcccatcctccagcttccAGTGCCCAGCCCCCATCCTCCAgttcccatcctccagctcccagtCCCCAGCTCCCAGACCCCAGCTCCCAGACCCCAGCCCCCAACTCCCAGCTCCCAGGCCCCAACCctacacttag